The following coding sequences lie in one Arachis hypogaea cultivar Tifrunner chromosome 4, arahy.Tifrunner.gnm2.J5K5, whole genome shotgun sequence genomic window:
- the LOC112796221 gene encoding transcription initiation factor TFIID subunit 8, with the protein MGFTYPTNGNPNRRTIDHGGVGGRASSDEFGRAVSRIAVAQICESAGFNGVKNSAIEALSDVTIRYLIDLGKIAEFYANLAGRSQCSVFDLILGLEDLEQVKGFIGSGQSQCLLGSGTVRDLMRFVNCGDEVPFAQPIPNFPVIRQRKVIPSFLQMGEAPPSKHIPPWLPALPDPHTYIHTPMWDERTSDPREDKVEQARQRRKAERSLLSLQKRLLLCSGSVETRNTTSNVVVPSGGGASLRQGEGEGGDKNPYLKAPVDNKDVSPVPLPGKLSDDVDMIANHVSVLEAFAPAIEMMRSSGVLCEDDGMQGRTVLPAVRPTVYFKFRAGKKLIHESLDMRNQKKDASRTAALAGREDERDDKKRRAELILKQSMENPQELTLL; encoded by the coding sequence GTGGCACAGATTTGCGAATCTGCAGGGTTTAATGGCGTCAAGAATTCCGCCATCGAAGCACTTTCCGATGTCACAATTAGGTACCTTATTGACTTGGGAAAAATTGCTGAATTTTATGCTAACCTTGCTGGTAGATCGCAATGTAGTGTCTTTGATTTGATTCTAGGGTTAGAGGATTTAGAACAGGTCAAGGGTTTCATAGGTTCTGGTCAAAGTCAATGCCTTTTAGGTTCAGGAACTGTTAGGGATCTTATGAGGTTTGTGAATTGCGGTGATGAGGTTCCTTTTGCTCAGCCAATACCGAATTTTCCAGTGATTCGGCAGCGGAAAGTTATCCCTAGTTTCTTGCAAATGGGGGAGGCACCACCTTCTAAGCATATACCGCCTTGGTTGCCGGCATTGCCGGACCCTCACACTTATATTCACACGCCTATGTGGGATGAGAGGACTAGTGATCCCCGGGAAGACAAGGTTGAACAGGCCAGGCAACGTAGAAAGGCTGAGAGGTCGTTGTTGAGCTTGCAGAAGAGGTTGTTGTTGTGTAGTGGTTCAGTAGAAACACGCAATACGACTTCTAATGTGGTTGTGCCGAGTGGTGGTGGTGCTTCACTTAGACAAGGAGAAGGTGAAGGGGGTGATAAGAACCCTTACCTTAAGGCTCCTGTGGATAACAAAGATGTTTCTCCAGTTCCCTTGCCGGGGAAGCTTTCTGATGATGTTGATATGATTGCAAATCATGTTTCTGTGTTGGAGGCATTTGCTCCTGCAATTGAGATGATGAGGAGTAGTGGTGTTTTGTGCGAAGATGACGGGATGCAAGGGAGAACAGTTCTTCCAGCTGTGAGACCTACTGTTTATTTCAAGTTCAGGGCTGGAAAAAAGCTTATCCACGAGTCCTTGGATATGAGGAATCAGAAGAAGGATGCTTCACGAACAGCAGCCTTGGCTGGTAGAGAAGACGAGAGGGATGATAAGAAGAGGAGAGCTGAGCTTATTCTCAAACAATCTATGGAAAACCCACAAGAACTCACTCTGTTGTAG